Proteins found in one Limnohabitans sp. TEGF004 genomic segment:
- a CDS encoding biotin-dependent carboxyltransferase family protein, with amino-acid sequence MSRTSHGLIEILQPGIGTTVQDRGRAGHRHEGIPLSGWLDAPLAEAANALVGNAGGEAVLELRGMGTELRIKSGPVRIALTGIIGAKWLTQEGTITALPAWQSATLQTGDRLTLGIAETGCAYLAVTSGLQLPAQLGSRSSYWRAGLEGLMGRAFRPGDVLPCSTWTTSDFREWRSREPWTHEAGPVRVILGPQHHHFLPESIASFQHEEWEATVEQDRMGLRLRGKALMHTHATAADIVSDAVTPGAIQVPANGQPIVLLADSQTVGGYPKIATVIQADLPKLAHLKPGSRIRFQSVTNAQARQALQAQRAAWMQWMTARESFLPPGFIDEQALYNCNLVSGMLRAEL; translated from the coding sequence ATGAGTCGGACGTCTCACGGCCTGATCGAAATTCTGCAGCCGGGTATTGGCACCACCGTCCAGGATCGAGGACGCGCAGGACACCGCCATGAAGGCATTCCTTTGTCTGGTTGGCTGGACGCACCGTTGGCAGAGGCCGCCAATGCTTTGGTAGGAAATGCGGGTGGAGAAGCCGTCTTGGAGTTGCGCGGCATGGGCACCGAACTGCGCATCAAGTCGGGGCCTGTACGCATCGCATTAACGGGGATCATTGGCGCGAAGTGGTTAACCCAAGAGGGCACCATCACGGCCTTGCCTGCTTGGCAAAGCGCTACGCTACAAACAGGTGATCGATTGACATTGGGCATTGCCGAAACAGGTTGCGCTTATCTGGCCGTCACCAGTGGCCTACAACTGCCTGCACAACTTGGTAGCCGATCTAGCTATTGGCGCGCTGGACTGGAAGGGCTGATGGGTCGCGCATTCCGTCCAGGTGATGTGCTGCCCTGTAGCACCTGGACCACCTCTGACTTTCGCGAATGGCGAAGCCGTGAACCATGGACGCACGAAGCAGGACCTGTGCGTGTCATTTTGGGGCCTCAACACCATCACTTCTTGCCAGAGTCAATCGCCTCGTTTCAACATGAGGAATGGGAAGCGACCGTTGAACAAGATCGCATGGGCCTGAGGCTGCGCGGTAAGGCCTTGATGCACACCCACGCAACTGCGGCCGATATCGTCTCGGATGCTGTGACACCGGGAGCCATCCAAGTGCCCGCCAATGGGCAACCGATTGTGCTGCTGGCAGACAGCCAAACCGTGGGGGGGTATCCCAAAATTGCCACCGTGATTCAAGCGGATTTACCAAAGCTTGCGCATTTGAAACCGGGATCTCGGATACGGTTTCAAAGTGTGACCAACGCTCAAGCGAGGCAAGCCCTACAAGCACAGCGCGCTGCATGGATGCAATGGATGACCGCGCGTGAATCGTTTTTACCTCCTGGATTTATTGATGAACAAGCCCTCTACAACTGCAACCTTGTGAGCGGCATGTTGCGCGCAGAACTGTGA
- the pxpB gene encoding 5-oxoprolinase subunit PxpB: protein MTTRLLALGDSAWTVEFGTDISPELNAQVMAFANRIAQARLDDPRFATITDVVPTFRSLTVHFSVQNTDADALATQLLALAQDSEQQTIQGKQWRLPACFDPSFAPDLSAWAEAKQIGEDALIERMLATSFRVYMIGFLPGFPYMGGLPPELAMPRLTSPRQRVPANSIAIAGEMCAVYPWESPGGWNLIGKTPVQLFDPHHIEQPAMLAAGDIVRWYAIDKSEYEHLLSQCSNGKLTRDAFLSSGDVS, encoded by the coding sequence ATGACAACACGACTCTTGGCCCTTGGCGACAGCGCATGGACGGTGGAGTTTGGCACGGACATTAGCCCCGAACTGAATGCACAAGTCATGGCCTTCGCAAATCGCATCGCGCAAGCACGCCTAGATGACCCCCGGTTTGCAACCATCACAGACGTCGTCCCCACATTTCGCTCGCTCACCGTGCATTTTTCTGTACAAAACACCGATGCGGATGCACTGGCCACGCAGTTGTTGGCGTTGGCACAAGACAGCGAACAGCAAACGATCCAGGGTAAACAATGGCGCTTACCCGCGTGCTTCGACCCAAGTTTTGCACCTGATTTGTCGGCTTGGGCAGAGGCGAAACAGATCGGTGAAGACGCCCTCATTGAACGTATGTTGGCCACTTCATTTCGCGTTTACATGATTGGTTTTTTGCCTGGCTTTCCTTATATGGGCGGCTTACCGCCAGAATTGGCCATGCCTCGATTGACCAGCCCGCGCCAGCGCGTGCCAGCCAACTCGATCGCCATCGCAGGAGAAATGTGCGCGGTCTATCCTTGGGAAAGCCCCGGGGGATGGAACTTAATTGGGAAAACCCCCGTTCAGTTGTTCGATCCGCACCACATCGAACAACCTGCCATGCTGGCAGCGGGCGACATCGTCAGGTGGTATGCCATTGACAAAAGTGAATACGAACACCTGCTCTCCCAATGCAGCAACGGGAAATTAACGCGCGACGCATTTCTTTCTTCGGGAGATGTGTCATGA
- a CDS encoding winged helix DNA-binding protein, with protein MAKKPNTEQHTSVPIVSSSHLVSPRSAEMSEFEFGLIVAGNAFHRWIIHCMSAAGLKDLTPLDVLVLHHVSHRARDKRLSDICFIMNVEDTHLINYSLKKLQGLGVVASRKSGKEVTYSSTATGNEYVQRYREIRESCLINALKADEALNRDIGELARLLRVLSGVYDQAARSAASL; from the coding sequence ATGGCAAAGAAACCCAACACCGAACAACATACCAGTGTGCCGATCGTCTCATCGTCACACCTGGTCTCACCTCGAAGCGCCGAAATGAGTGAATTCGAATTTGGTCTGATCGTGGCAGGAAATGCATTTCATCGGTGGATCATCCATTGCATGTCTGCAGCAGGACTGAAAGACCTCACCCCGCTCGATGTACTGGTGCTCCACCATGTGTCTCACCGAGCACGAGACAAACGTCTGTCCGACATCTGCTTCATCATGAACGTGGAGGACACGCACCTTATCAACTACTCCCTCAAAAAGCTGCAAGGGCTGGGTGTGGTGGCGTCGCGCAAGAGCGGTAAAGAAGTGACCTACTCTTCGACGGCGACAGGTAACGAATATGTGCAACGCTACCGCGAGATTCGCGAGAGCTGTCTCATCAATGCCTTGAAAGCTGATGAGGCCCTCAACCGTGACATTGGCGAACTGGCCAGACTGCTGCGCGTCTTGTCAGGCGTCTACGACCAAGCCGCTCGGTCAGCCGCATCGCTGTGA
- a CDS encoding TRAP transporter substrate-binding protein, with translation MKRKYLSLAALGLASCLTAGLVQAQTKWDLASAYPASNFHSENLMQFASDVEKATAGKLKITVHSNASLFKATEIKRAVQGGQAQAGEVIQASLQNEWQIYGADGLPFLADSYDESVKLQAAQRPMVEKKLADQGLVYLYAVAWPPQGIFTKKPIASAADLKSVKWRAYSPATARIADLVKAQPVTVQAAELSQALATGVVEATMTSGATGVDSKLYEHLKYYYDVQAWLPKNMVIVNRKAFDALDKATQTAVMNAAAAAETRGLAASKRVDAESKLKLKANGMQVLEPSAQLKADMKKVGDTMLTEWLEKSGADGQALLADYKR, from the coding sequence ATGAAACGCAAGTATCTTTCTCTCGCCGCTTTGGGTCTAGCAAGCTGTCTGACTGCTGGCCTTGTTCAGGCCCAGACCAAATGGGATTTGGCTTCAGCCTATCCAGCTAGTAACTTTCATTCTGAGAACTTGATGCAGTTCGCCAGCGATGTGGAAAAAGCAACAGCAGGCAAGCTCAAGATCACCGTCCATTCGAACGCTTCGCTGTTCAAGGCAACAGAAATCAAGCGTGCAGTCCAAGGTGGACAGGCGCAAGCCGGTGAGGTGATTCAAGCCAGTTTGCAAAACGAATGGCAAATCTACGGTGCAGATGGTTTACCGTTCTTGGCAGACAGCTATGACGAATCGGTCAAGTTGCAAGCTGCACAGCGTCCTATGGTTGAGAAAAAGTTGGCTGATCAGGGTTTGGTTTATCTCTATGCCGTGGCTTGGCCCCCACAAGGAATCTTCACCAAAAAGCCGATTGCCTCAGCCGCTGATCTCAAGAGCGTCAAATGGCGTGCGTACAGCCCAGCCACGGCTCGTATCGCTGATTTAGTGAAGGCGCAACCTGTGACCGTGCAAGCTGCAGAACTCTCTCAAGCGTTAGCAACTGGCGTGGTCGAGGCGACCATGACCTCAGGCGCCACAGGTGTTGACAGCAAGTTGTACGAGCACCTCAAGTATTACTACGACGTTCAAGCTTGGTTGCCTAAGAACATGGTGATTGTCAATCGCAAAGCATTTGACGCTTTGGACAAAGCAACGCAAACGGCGGTCATGAACGCAGCTGCCGCTGCGGAAACGCGTGGACTGGCGGCCAGCAAGCGTGTGGATGCCGAATCTAAGCTCAAACTCAAAGCCAACGGCATGCAAGTGCTGGAGCCATCTGCTCAGCTCAAAGCCGACATGAAGAAAGTCGGTGACACGATGCTTACCGAGTGGCTGGAGAAGTCTGGCGCTGACGGCCAAGCCTTGCTGGCTGACTACAAACGTTGA
- a CDS encoding TRAP transporter small permease: MNTANVTQPSRLRRSLDGLYALGGVISSLCVLIILLLMVGASLGRSLDWRVSWINDVVSWLCAAAAFFGMAYSFRNGDFVRVTLLLEKVSPRTRHWLEVISLATASVAICYLSFWAARFTYQSWEFNDIAGNMVAIPLWIPQLSFVIGAAILFVAVVDECVCVLRGGKPSYVVRVEERHARGDFSEEL; the protein is encoded by the coding sequence ATGAACACTGCAAACGTTACGCAACCATCGAGGCTGCGACGCAGCCTCGATGGACTATATGCACTGGGAGGAGTGATCTCCTCTTTGTGTGTTCTGATCATTTTGTTGCTTATGGTCGGTGCGTCCTTGGGGCGTAGCCTGGACTGGCGAGTCTCTTGGATCAACGACGTGGTGTCATGGTTGTGTGCGGCCGCCGCCTTTTTTGGCATGGCCTATAGCTTTAGAAATGGTGACTTTGTACGGGTGACTTTGTTGCTTGAAAAAGTGTCCCCACGCACGCGACATTGGCTTGAAGTTATTTCTTTGGCAACCGCGAGCGTTGCCATTTGCTACCTGAGTTTTTGGGCCGCACGTTTCACCTATCAAAGCTGGGAGTTCAACGACATTGCAGGCAATATGGTGGCGATTCCACTGTGGATTCCACAACTGAGTTTTGTGATTGGCGCTGCCATTTTGTTTGTGGCGGTTGTGGACGAGTGTGTCTGCGTTTTGCGTGGCGGCAAGCCTAGCTACGTGGTCCGTGTGGAAGAACGCCACGCACGTGGCGATTTTTCCGAGGAGTTGTGA
- a CDS encoding TRAP transporter large permease subunit: protein MSLLEIGGFLLLLMLLMLSGGVWIAMTLAIVGWVGQAFFTSTEPGMNLFTAFWETTASWELAALPLFIWMGEILYRTRLSEQMFDGLAPWLNRIPGRLMHTTILGCGIFGSVSGSSAATCATIAKVALPELERRGYDKGLALGSLSAAGGLGILIPPSITMVVYAVAADASVIRLFLAGFLPGFLLMGLFSGYIAWWSIRHPDRVPPPEAPTTLTEKLRRSGSLIPCGLLIVFIVWVLVSGLATATECAAWGVVGSLAIAAAGRSLTWENFWAGLAGATRISCMIMFILAGAAFLTKTMAFTGIPRELAEFVQSLNLSPFGLIAVLVVIYLVLGTALDGISMIVLTSAVVLPMIQKAGFDLVWFGIFIIMLIEIAEITPPVGFNLFVLQNMTGIDSNRIARMTLPFFACMILAIVLITIFPEIVTSVPNWVMGQEV from the coding sequence ATGAGCTTGCTTGAAATTGGCGGATTTTTGCTGCTGTTGATGCTGTTGATGTTGAGCGGTGGTGTTTGGATCGCGATGACGCTGGCCATAGTGGGCTGGGTCGGTCAGGCTTTCTTTACCAGCACCGAGCCGGGCATGAACCTGTTCACTGCTTTTTGGGAAACCACGGCGAGTTGGGAACTTGCAGCTTTGCCGCTGTTCATCTGGATGGGTGAAATTTTGTATCGCACCCGTTTGTCTGAGCAAATGTTTGATGGCTTGGCACCTTGGTTGAATCGCATACCGGGTCGCCTGATGCACACCACCATTTTGGGGTGCGGCATTTTCGGTTCGGTCTCGGGTTCCTCTGCCGCAACCTGCGCCACGATTGCCAAAGTCGCATTGCCCGAATTGGAGCGACGCGGCTATGACAAAGGACTGGCACTGGGGTCACTCTCAGCCGCAGGCGGTCTTGGCATTTTGATTCCGCCATCGATCACGATGGTTGTTTATGCGGTGGCTGCGGATGCCAGCGTGATCAGACTGTTCTTGGCAGGTTTTTTACCTGGTTTTTTGTTGATGGGCTTGTTCTCTGGCTACATCGCTTGGTGGAGCATTCGACACCCCGACCGTGTTCCTCCGCCTGAAGCTCCGACCACATTGACCGAAAAACTTCGCCGATCTGGCAGTCTCATTCCCTGTGGCTTGCTGATTGTGTTCATCGTTTGGGTGCTGGTCAGCGGCTTAGCAACGGCCACCGAATGTGCCGCTTGGGGAGTCGTTGGATCACTGGCCATTGCCGCTGCTGGACGCAGTTTGACTTGGGAAAATTTTTGGGCAGGCCTTGCAGGTGCCACACGCATCAGCTGCATGATCATGTTCATCTTGGCAGGCGCGGCGTTTCTCACAAAGACCATGGCCTTCACAGGCATTCCGCGTGAATTGGCAGAGTTTGTGCAGAGCCTGAATCTTTCCCCCTTCGGTTTGATTGCCGTGTTGGTGGTGATTTATCTCGTGCTCGGCACAGCGTTGGATGGCATCTCCATGATTGTGCTGACCAGCGCAGTGGTGTTGCCCATGATTCAAAAAGCGGGCTTCGATTTGGTGTGGTTTGGCATCTTCATCATCATGCTGATTGAAATTGCAGAGATCACGCCACCGGTGGGTTTTAACCTGTTCGTGTTGCAAAACATGACAGGGATCGACAGCAATCGAATCGCGCGTATGACGCTGCCATTTTTTGCTTGCATGATCTTGGCCATTGTGCTCATCACGATTTTTCCGGAGATCGTCACCAGTGTGCCTAACTGGGTCATGGGCCAAGAGGTCTAA
- a CDS encoding 8-oxoguanine deaminase has protein sequence MTTLLIHRARCIATQDDANTELNDASLLLRDGRIERIIPADENIDELLKQVDEVIDARRHVVVPGLINTHHHMVQSLTRAVPQVQNAELFSWLKGLYPIWAGLTPEMVLVSNQVAMAELLLSGCTTSSDHLYIYPNGVRLDDSIEAAHTIGMRFTATRGSMSVGESQGGLPPDRVVEKEAFILKETQRLIETYHDASYGAMTHVAVAPCSPFSVSQDLMREAAKLARAHKVRLHTHLAENDHDIAYTKEKFNCTPAQYAEDLGWVGNDVWHAHCVKLDDEGTYLFARTRTGIAHCPCSNMRLASGILPLRKMLDAGVPIGLGVDGSASNDAAHLLNEARQAMLLARVGRALDDPRVEDGHTVFGCDRGPSEMTPRDALRLATRGGAEVLGRAHELGQIKEGYCADIAMFRTNTLSMAGAAVHDPVGALLLCASDNADYTIVNGRVVVRKGEIATVDMGPLIERHNQLAMQLAGR, from the coding sequence ATGACCACCTTGCTCATCCACCGCGCCCGCTGCATCGCCACGCAAGACGATGCCAACACCGAACTGAATGACGCCTCTCTGCTGCTGCGCGATGGACGCATTGAACGCATCATTCCCGCCGACGAAAACATCGATGAGCTGCTGAAGCAAGTGGATGAGGTGATTGACGCCCGCCGCCACGTGGTGGTGCCTGGCCTGATCAACACGCATCACCACATGGTGCAAAGCCTCACGCGTGCCGTACCGCAAGTGCAAAACGCCGAGCTGTTCAGCTGGCTCAAAGGGCTGTACCCCATTTGGGCAGGCCTCACGCCCGAGATGGTGCTGGTGTCTAACCAAGTGGCGATGGCCGAGCTGCTGCTGAGCGGCTGCACCACCAGCAGCGACCACCTGTACATCTACCCCAACGGCGTGCGACTGGACGACAGCATTGAAGCCGCGCACACCATTGGCATGCGCTTCACGGCCACACGCGGCAGCATGAGCGTGGGCGAAAGCCAAGGCGGCCTGCCGCCCGACCGCGTGGTGGAAAAAGAAGCCTTCATACTGAAAGAAACCCAACGCCTGATTGAGACCTACCACGACGCCAGCTATGGCGCGATGACGCACGTGGCCGTGGCCCCCTGCTCGCCCTTCAGCGTGAGCCAAGACCTCATGCGCGAAGCAGCCAAACTGGCCCGCGCGCACAAGGTGCGCCTGCACACGCACTTGGCCGAGAACGACCACGACATTGCGTACACCAAAGAGAAATTCAACTGCACGCCCGCGCAATACGCCGAAGACCTAGGCTGGGTTGGCAACGACGTGTGGCACGCTCACTGCGTGAAGCTGGACGACGAAGGCACGTATTTGTTTGCACGCACGCGCACCGGCATTGCCCACTGCCCCTGCAGCAATATGCGATTGGCCAGCGGCATCTTGCCCCTGCGCAAAATGCTAGACGCCGGTGTGCCCATTGGTTTGGGCGTAGACGGCAGCGCCAGCAACGACGCCGCCCACCTGCTGAACGAAGCCCGCCAAGCCATGCTGCTTGCACGCGTGGGCCGAGCGCTAGATGACCCACGCGTCGAAGACGGGCATACCGTATTCGGCTGTGACCGCGGCCCATCCGAGATGACACCGCGCGACGCCCTGCGCCTAGCCACACGCGGTGGCGCAGAAGTGCTGGGCCGCGCCCACGAGCTGGGGCAAATCAAAGAGGGCTATTGCGCCGACATTGCGATGTTCCGCACAAACACACTCAGCATGGCCGGCGCCGCAGTGCACGACCCCGTGGGTGCGCTGCTCCTATGCGCCAGCGACAACGCCGACTACACCATCGTGAATGGACGCGTAGTCGTGCGTAAAGGTGAGATTGCAACGGTGGACATGGGGCCGTTGATTGAGCGGCATAACCAGCTGGCGATGCAGTTGGCAGGAAGATGA
- the tkt gene encoding transketolase, with product MGLAKIRLMNAHPQQNLAHAIRFLSIDAIVKAQEGHQGVPLGMAEIATALYTRHLKFNPQDAGWFDRDRVVLSNGHGSMLLYSLLHLTGYPAFPIEEVQRFRVLGSVCEGHPERPHDEPNGIEVTTGPLGQGIANAFGMAVAEAYLNARFGKDLVNHFTYAFVGDGCLQEGVGQEMISLAGHLQLGKLVLLWDDNQITDDGSTDLSISENVAERFRVAGWHVVELDGHDIEAVSAALDAARLDPRPSMLACRTVIAKGIARLQGQRGGHSGRLFEEDAQAARDMLGWTHGPFEIPADVQQAWRTAGQRSTAEHQAWQARVAALPASERAEFERVMRGELPAHWQHVLLDYKHKALQAPPAPSGIFISAEINDLLTPVLPERMVGCADLEAPTSHKRGLTAFNTQDRSGSYVHCGVREHVMGSMANGMAAHGGVIPLSVTYLAFADYERPAMRMAALMGLPVKFVFSHDSIGIGRNGPTHQPVEILASLRAMPNMWVMRPADAVEAAECWELALQNQAGPVSLVFARQSLPLVRHAHTTDNLTRRGAYVLHEATCGPRQVTLLATGSEVLLAVQAREQLEAAGVGTAVVSMPCWELFNVQDAAYRQSVLGTGIRVGIEAAVRQGWDAYLGIDGGFVGMTGFGASGPADELYKLFNITTEAMVAEAKRLLKI from the coding sequence ATGGGGTTGGCAAAAATCCGCCTCATGAACGCACACCCTCAACAAAATCTGGCGCACGCCATCCGTTTTCTCTCGATTGACGCCATCGTCAAAGCCCAAGAAGGCCACCAAGGTGTACCGCTGGGCATGGCCGAAATCGCCACCGCGCTGTATACGCGCCATCTCAAGTTCAACCCACAAGACGCGGGCTGGTTTGACCGCGACCGCGTGGTGCTGTCCAACGGGCATGGCTCCATGCTCTTGTATTCGCTGCTGCACCTGACGGGCTATCCGGCGTTTCCGATTGAAGAAGTGCAGCGCTTTCGCGTGCTGGGCTCCGTCTGCGAAGGCCACCCCGAGCGTCCGCACGACGAGCCCAACGGCATTGAAGTGACCACCGGCCCACTGGGCCAAGGCATTGCCAACGCCTTTGGCATGGCGGTGGCCGAGGCGTATCTGAATGCCCGCTTTGGCAAGGACTTGGTCAACCACTTCACCTACGCGTTTGTGGGCGACGGTTGCCTGCAAGAAGGCGTGGGCCAGGAGATGATTTCATTGGCCGGCCATTTGCAATTGGGCAAGCTGGTGCTGCTCTGGGACGACAACCAAATCACCGACGACGGCAGCACCGACTTGTCCATCAGCGAAAACGTGGCCGAGCGCTTCCGTGTGGCGGGCTGGCATGTGGTGGAGCTGGACGGCCACGACATCGAAGCCGTGTCTGCCGCCCTCGATGCTGCACGGCTTGACCCACGCCCCTCCATGCTGGCCTGTCGCACCGTGATTGCCAAAGGCATTGCACGCTTGCAAGGCCAGCGCGGCGGTCACAGCGGTCGCTTGTTTGAAGAAGACGCACAAGCCGCACGCGACATGCTGGGCTGGACGCATGGCCCGTTTGAAATCCCTGCGGACGTGCAACAAGCCTGGCGCACAGCCGGTCAGCGCAGCACCGCCGAACACCAAGCTTGGCAAGCCCGCGTGGCTGCATTGCCCGCTTCCGAGCGCGCAGAGTTTGAACGTGTCATGCGCGGCGAGTTGCCCGCGCACTGGCAACACGTGCTGTTGGACTACAAACACAAAGCTTTGCAAGCACCACCCGCGCCCAGCGGCATCTTCATCTCCGCTGAAATCAACGACTTGCTCACACCGGTGTTGCCCGAGCGCATGGTGGGCTGCGCTGACCTGGAGGCGCCCACCAGCCACAAACGTGGCCTGACCGCTTTCAACACGCAAGACCGTTCAGGCTCGTACGTGCACTGCGGCGTGCGCGAGCATGTGATGGGCTCGATGGCCAACGGCATGGCGGCGCACGGCGGTGTGATTCCACTCTCGGTCACCTACCTAGCATTTGCCGACTACGAACGCCCCGCCATGCGCATGGCCGCGCTCATGGGATTGCCTGTGAAGTTTGTGTTCAGCCATGATTCGATTGGCATTGGTCGAAACGGCCCCACGCACCAACCGGTCGAGATCCTCGCCTCGCTACGCGCCATGCCCAATATGTGGGTCATGCGCCCGGCCGATGCGGTGGAAGCTGCTGAGTGTTGGGAGCTGGCTTTACAAAACCAAGCCGGTCCTGTCAGCCTGGTGTTTGCACGTCAGTCATTGCCTTTGGTGCGTCACGCGCACACCACCGACAACCTCACACGCCGTGGTGCGTATGTGTTGCACGAAGCCACTTGCGGGCCGCGCCAAGTAACCTTGCTGGCCACCGGCTCTGAAGTATTGCTGGCCGTGCAAGCACGCGAACAGCTCGAAGCCGCAGGCGTGGGCACGGCGGTGGTGTCGATGCCGTGCTGGGAATTGTTCAACGTGCAAGACGCGGCTTATCGCCAAAGTGTGTTGGGCACCGGCATTCGCGTGGGCATCGAGGCTGCGGTGCGTCAAGGCTGGGATGCTTACCTTGGCATCGACGGCGGCTTTGTGGGCATGACAGGTTTTGGCGCCAGCGGCCCAGCGGATGAGTTGTACAAACTGTTCAACATCACGACCGAAGCGATGGTGGCCGAGGCCAAGCGCCTGCTTAAAATCTAA
- a CDS encoding LysR substrate-binding domain-containing protein yields MIPPLAALQAFETIARRKSFALAAEELHLTPSAVSHQVAKLEGLLHVRLFERSARGVEMTPAGQQYLQRVASALGAINAATEDLRHGVQDTLYVHSSPSFASLWLMPRIARFAERHPNISLMLSASHVHSDFQLGQMDIDIRYGMPNWPNLEVEAIFTERIMPLASPEFIRTHALHEPADLMRVPLIQSSVSVVQWPDWFTRFGGELRPERMGLRFDRAMMSLDAAVQKLGVALESSSVGQSLIDSGKLQPVFAEHMSIEVQAHFMVYPARHASRPEVKSFVEWLREEAAP; encoded by the coding sequence ATGATCCCCCCACTCGCCGCCCTGCAAGCCTTTGAAACCATCGCCCGCCGCAAGAGCTTTGCGCTGGCTGCCGAAGAGCTACACCTGACGCCTTCAGCCGTCAGCCACCAAGTCGCCAAGCTAGAAGGCCTGCTGCATGTGCGCTTGTTTGAGCGCTCGGCCCGTGGGGTGGAAATGACGCCCGCAGGCCAGCAATATTTGCAGCGCGTGGCCAGCGCCTTGGGCGCCATCAACGCCGCCACCGAAGACTTACGCCACGGCGTGCAAGACACCTTGTATGTGCACAGCAGCCCCAGCTTTGCCAGCCTGTGGCTGATGCCGCGCATTGCCCGTTTTGCCGAGCGACATCCCAACATTTCGCTCATGTTGTCGGCCTCGCATGTGCATTCAGACTTTCAGCTCGGGCAAATGGACATCGACATCCGCTATGGCATGCCCAACTGGCCCAACCTCGAAGTCGAGGCCATCTTCACCGAGCGCATCATGCCGCTGGCCAGCCCGGAATTCATCCGCACCCACGCGCTGCACGAACCCGCAGACTTGATGCGCGTGCCACTGATTCAGTCCAGTGTGAGCGTGGTGCAATGGCCCGATTGGTTCACCCGCTTTGGGGGCGAGTTGCGCCCTGAGCGCATGGGCCTGCGCTTTGACCGCGCCATGATGAGCTTGGACGCAGCCGTGCAAAAACTCGGCGTGGCACTGGAGAGCTCAAGCGTGGGTCAGTCCCTCATTGACAGCGGCAAGTTGCAACCCGTGTTTGCTGAGCACATGAGCATCGAAGTGCAAGCACACTTCATGGTGTACCCAGCTCGACATGCGTCACGGCCTGAAGTGAAAAGCTTTGTGGAGTGGTTGCGGGAAGAGGCGGCACCTTAA
- a CDS encoding SDR family NAD(P)-dependent oxidoreductase, which yields MLLKDKVAVVTGGAGLNGLGFATARMMAEQGAKVVILDLEVANPQAAAAQLGAEHLGLVGNVTDKASCEAAVAQIKAKYGRIDILVNNAGITQPVKFLDITGADYDRILDVSLRGTLYASQAVLPLMIAQNSGSIVCISSVSAQRGGGILGGPHYSAAKAGVLGLARAMAREYGGNNIRVNCVTPGLIATDINKGKIPEDKRQAILDGIPLGHIGEPNDVAGCVVFLASSLSKYCTGVTLDVNGGMLIH from the coding sequence ATGCTACTCAAGGACAAAGTTGCCGTCGTCACAGGCGGCGCAGGTTTAAACGGTTTGGGCTTTGCCACCGCACGCATGATGGCGGAGCAGGGCGCCAAAGTGGTCATCCTCGATTTGGAAGTGGCCAACCCACAAGCCGCAGCTGCCCAACTGGGTGCCGAGCATTTGGGTTTGGTGGGCAACGTGACCGACAAGGCTTCATGTGAAGCGGCTGTGGCGCAAATCAAAGCCAAGTACGGTCGCATCGACATTTTGGTGAACAACGCTGGCATCACACAACCTGTGAAGTTCTTGGACATCACTGGCGCTGACTACGACCGCATCTTGGACGTGAGCCTGCGCGGCACGCTCTACGCTTCGCAAGCGGTGTTGCCATTGATGATTGCGCAAAACAGCGGTTCTATCGTGTGTATTTCTTCCGTGTCTGCCCAACGTGGCGGAGGCATTTTGGGTGGCCCTCATTACTCAGCAGCCAAGGCAGGTGTGTTGGGCTTGGCCCGTGCCATGGCTCGCGAATACGGCGGCAACAACATCCGCGTCAACTGCGTGACACCTGGCCTCATCGCCACCGACATCAACAAAGGCAAGATCCCTGAAGACAAACGCCAAGCCATTTTGGATGGCATTCCACTCGGCCACATTGGCGAGCCAAACGATGTCGCAGGTTGCGTGGTGTTCCTTGCCAGCAGCTTGTCGAAGTACTGCACCGGTGTCACGTTAGACGTGAACGGTGGCATGTTGATTCACTAA